Proteins from one Salmonella bongori NCTC 12419 genomic window:
- the ymiC gene encoding small membrane protein YmiC: MLTSNIKYWSWTGAFVLSLLFWAEVIWITV; this comes from the coding sequence ATGTTAACGTCAAATATAAAATATTGGTCATGGACCGGAGCGTTTGTATTGTCGCTGCTGTTTTGGGCCGAAGTTATCTGGATTACTGTCTAA
- a CDS encoding YmiA family putative membrane protein translates to MRLVMPSENQEPRRDPELKRKAWLAVFVGSALFWVMVALVIWHWWR, encoded by the coding sequence ATGAGGTTAGTAATGCCTTCTGAAAACCAGGAACCGCGCCGCGACCCTGAACTTAAACGTAAAGCCTGGCTGGCGGTTTTTGTGGGTTCTGCGCTGTTCTGGGTAATGGTTGCGCTTGTTATCTGGCACTGGTGGCGTTAG
- the cysB gene encoding HTH-type transcriptional regulator CysB produces MKLQQLRYIVEVVNHNLNVSSTAEGLYTSQPGISKQVRMLEDELGIQIFARSGKHLTQVTPAGQEIIRIAREVLSKVDAIKSVAGEHTWPDKGSLYIATTHTQARYALPGVIKGFIERYPRVSLHMHQGSPTQIAEAVSKGNADFAIATEALHLYDDLVMLPCYHWNRSIVVTPEHPLAAKPSVTIEELAQYPLVTYTFGFTGRSELDTAFNRAGLTPKIVFTATDADVIKTYVRLGLGVGVIASMAVDPVSDPDLVRVDAHDIFSHSTTKIGFRRSTFLRSYMYDFIQRFAPHLTRDVVDTAVALRSNEEIEAMFQDIKLPEK; encoded by the coding sequence ATGAAATTGCAGCAGCTTCGCTACATTGTTGAAGTGGTTAATCATAACCTTAACGTCTCCTCTACCGCTGAGGGGCTGTATACTTCCCAACCAGGGATTAGTAAGCAGGTTCGGATGCTGGAAGATGAGCTAGGCATCCAGATTTTCGCTCGTAGCGGTAAACATCTGACCCAGGTGACGCCCGCAGGCCAGGAGATTATCCGCATTGCGCGTGAAGTCCTTTCCAAAGTAGACGCCATTAAGTCGGTGGCGGGTGAACATACCTGGCCGGACAAAGGGTCGCTCTATATTGCGACTACCCATACTCAGGCGCGCTACGCCTTGCCGGGTGTGATCAAAGGCTTTATTGAGCGTTATCCGCGCGTTTCGCTGCATATGCACCAGGGGTCGCCAACCCAGATCGCGGAAGCGGTCTCGAAAGGGAATGCCGATTTTGCGATAGCCACGGAAGCGTTGCATTTGTATGACGATCTGGTGATGTTGCCATGCTATCACTGGAACCGTTCGATAGTGGTAACGCCTGAGCATCCGTTGGCGGCAAAACCTTCCGTCACCATTGAAGAGTTGGCGCAGTATCCGCTGGTAACCTATACCTTCGGCTTTACCGGCCGTTCTGAACTGGATACCGCTTTTAACCGCGCAGGATTAACGCCAAAGATTGTTTTTACCGCGACCGATGCTGACGTGATTAAAACGTATGTCAGGTTGGGGCTGGGCGTTGGGGTTATTGCCAGCATGGCGGTCGATCCGGTGTCCGATCCCGATCTGGTGCGGGTTGACGCGCACGATATTTTTAGCCACAGCACCACGAAAATTGGTTTTCGCCGTAGCACCTTTTTACGCAGCTATATGTATGACTTTATACAGCGTTTTGCGCCACATTTGACACGTGATGTGGTGGATACGGCAGTGGCGTTACGTTCTAATGAAGAGATTGAGGCGATGTTTCAGGATATAAAGCTTCCTGAAAAGTAA
- the topA gene encoding type I DNA topoisomerase: MGKALVIVESPAKAKTINKYLGNDYVVKSSVGHIRDLPTSGSAAKKSADSTSTKTAKKPKKDERGALVNRMGVDPWHNWDAHYEVLPGKEKVVSELKQLAEKADHIYLATDLDREGEAIAWHLREVIGGDDARYSRVVFNEITKNAIRQAFDKPGELNIDRVNAQQARRFMDRVVGYMVSPLLWKKIARGLSAGRVQSVAVRLVVEREREIKAFVPEEFWEIDANTTTPSGDALPLQVTHQNDKPFRPVSREQTLAAISLLEKARYSVLEREDKPTSSKPGAPFITSTLQQAASTRLGFGVKKTMMMAQRLYEAGYITYMRTDSTNLSQDAVNMVRGYISDNFGKKYLPDNPNQYASKENSQEAHEAIRPSDVSVMAESLKDMEADAQKLYQLIWRQFVACQMTSAQYDSTTLTVGAGEFRLKARGRILRFDGWTKVMPALRKSDEDRTLPAVNKGDALTLLELTPAQHFTKPPARFSEASLVKELEKRGIGRPSTYASIISTIQDRGYVRVENRRFYAEKMGEIVTDRLEENFRELMNYDFTAQMEDSLDQVANHQAEWKAVLDNFFSDFTQQLDKAEKDPEEGGMRPNQMVLTSIDCPTCGRKMGIRTASTGVFLGCSGYALSPKERCKTTINLVPENEVLNVLEGDDAETNALRAKRRCQKCGTAMDSYLIDPKRKLHVCGNNPTCDGYEIEEGEFRIKGYDGPIVECEKCGSEMHLKMGRFGKYMACTNDECKNTRKILRNGEVAPPKEDPVPLPELPCEKSDAYFVLRDGAAGIFLAANTFPKSRETRAPLVEELYRFRDRLPEKLRYLADAPQQDPEGNKTVIRFSRKTKQQYVAAEKEGKATGWSAFFVDGKWVEGKK, from the coding sequence ATGGGTAAAGCTCTTGTCATCGTTGAGTCCCCGGCAAAAGCCAAAACGATCAACAAGTATCTGGGTAATGACTACGTGGTGAAATCCAGCGTCGGTCATATCCGTGATTTGCCGACCAGTGGCTCAGCAGCTAAAAAGAGCGCCGACTCTACCTCCACCAAAACGGCTAAAAAGCCCAAAAAGGATGAACGTGGCGCTCTCGTCAACCGTATGGGGGTTGACCCGTGGCACAACTGGGATGCGCACTATGAAGTGCTCCCCGGTAAAGAGAAGGTCGTCTCTGAACTGAAACAGTTGGCGGAAAAAGCCGACCATATCTATCTCGCAACCGACCTTGACCGCGAAGGGGAAGCCATTGCATGGCATCTGCGGGAAGTGATTGGCGGCGATGACGCGCGCTACAGCCGCGTAGTCTTTAATGAAATTACTAAAAATGCGATTCGCCAGGCGTTTGACAAGCCCGGCGAGTTAAATATTGATCGCGTCAATGCGCAGCAGGCTCGTCGGTTTATGGATCGCGTGGTGGGCTATATGGTCTCGCCGTTGCTGTGGAAAAAGATCGCCCGTGGCCTGTCGGCAGGTCGCGTACAGTCTGTCGCGGTCCGTCTGGTCGTCGAGCGCGAACGTGAAATTAAAGCGTTTGTTCCGGAAGAGTTCTGGGAAATCGACGCCAATACGACTACGCCTTCTGGCGATGCGTTACCTCTGCAAGTGACACATCAGAACGACAAGCCGTTCCGACCAGTGAGCCGCGAGCAGACGCTTGCCGCCATTAGTCTGCTGGAAAAAGCGCGCTATAGCGTACTGGAGCGTGAAGATAAACCGACCAGCAGCAAACCGGGGGCACCGTTTATCACCTCCACGCTACAACAGGCGGCCAGCACCCGGTTGGGTTTTGGCGTGAAGAAAACCATGATGATGGCGCAGCGCTTGTATGAAGCGGGTTACATCACCTACATGCGTACTGACTCCACAAATCTGAGTCAGGATGCGGTTAACATGGTGCGTGGCTACATCAGCGATAATTTCGGCAAGAAATACCTGCCTGATAATCCGAATCAGTACGCCAGTAAAGAGAATTCACAGGAGGCGCACGAAGCGATCCGTCCTTCTGATGTGTCTGTTATGGCGGAATCGCTGAAAGACATGGAGGCTGATGCGCAGAAGCTGTATCAGCTGATTTGGCGGCAGTTTGTTGCCTGCCAGATGACATCTGCCCAATACGACTCCACGACGCTTACCGTTGGGGCGGGCGAGTTCCGCCTGAAAGCGCGTGGCCGTATTCTGCGTTTTGACGGCTGGACAAAAGTGATGCCAGCGCTGCGTAAGAGCGATGAAGATCGCACCTTGCCGGCTGTGAATAAAGGCGATGCGCTGACGCTACTTGAACTGACGCCCGCGCAGCACTTTACCAAACCGCCAGCCCGTTTTAGCGAAGCGTCGTTGGTTAAAGAACTTGAAAAGCGTGGTATTGGCCGTCCGTCTACCTATGCGTCGATCATTTCTACCATTCAGGATCGCGGCTATGTTCGCGTTGAGAATCGTCGCTTCTATGCGGAAAAAATGGGTGAAATCGTTACCGATCGGCTGGAAGAAAATTTCCGCGAATTGATGAACTACGATTTTACCGCGCAGATGGAAGATAGCCTGGATCAGGTTGCGAATCATCAGGCCGAGTGGAAAGCGGTACTGGATAACTTCTTCAGCGATTTTACTCAGCAGCTTGATAAAGCCGAGAAAGATCCGGAAGAAGGAGGGATGCGCCCTAACCAGATGGTGTTGACCAGTATCGACTGCCCTACCTGTGGCCGTAAAATGGGGATTCGTACCGCCAGTACGGGGGTTTTTCTCGGTTGTTCAGGTTATGCGCTTTCGCCAAAAGAGCGTTGTAAAACCACGATTAACCTGGTGCCGGAAAATGAAGTCCTGAACGTACTGGAGGGCGACGACGCTGAAACCAACGCGCTACGTGCGAAGCGTCGTTGTCAGAAGTGTGGTACGGCGATGGATAGCTATCTGATTGATCCAAAGCGTAAGTTGCATGTCTGCGGTAATAACCCAACCTGTGACGGCTACGAGATTGAAGAAGGCGAGTTCCGCATCAAAGGGTATGATGGCCCGATCGTTGAGTGTGAGAAATGTGGTTCCGAAATGCATCTGAAAATGGGGCGTTTTGGTAAGTACATGGCCTGTACTAACGACGAGTGTAAGAATACCCGTAAGATCCTGCGTAACGGCGAAGTTGCGCCGCCGAAAGAAGATCCCGTTCCACTGCCGGAACTGCCGTGTGAAAAATCGGACGCATACTTTGTGTTGCGCGACGGCGCCGCCGGAATATTCCTGGCAGCCAACACCTTTCCGAAATCTCGCGAAACGCGTGCGCCGTTAGTTGAGGAGCTCTACCGGTTCCGCGATCGCCTGCCGGAGAAATTACGTTACCTGGCGGATGCACCGCAACAGGATCCGGAAGGGAATAAAACGGTTATTCGCTTCAGCCGTAAAACTAAGCAACAGTATGTCGCGGCGGAAAAAGAGGGGAAAGCGACGGGATGGTCAGCGTTCTTCGTTGACGGTAAGTGGGTTGAAGGCAAAAAATAA
- a CDS encoding YciN family protein, whose product MHKETQPIDRETLLLEANKIIREHEDTMAGIVATGVTQRNGVLVFSGDYFLDEQGLPTPKSTAVFNMFKHLAHVLSEKYHLID is encoded by the coding sequence ATGCATAAAGAGACGCAACCTATCGATCGCGAAACCCTGTTGCTTGAAGCCAACAAAATTATTCGGGAACACGAAGACACGATGGCAGGTATTGTCGCCACCGGCGTGACGCAGCGAAATGGCGTGCTGGTTTTCAGTGGCGATTACTTTTTAGACGAACAAGGGTTGCCGACACCGAAAAGTACCGCAGTGTTTAATATGTTTAAGCACCTGGCGCATGTACTCTCTGAGAAGTATCACCTGATTGATTAA
- the sohB gene encoding protease SohB, with product MELLSEYGLFLAKIVTVVVAIAVIVLLMVNAAQRKRQRGELRVINLSEQYQEMKDDLAAALLESHQQKMWHKAQKKKHKQEAKAAKAKAKQGDIATPDKPRVWVIDFKGSMDAHEVNALREEVTAVLAVAKPGDRAVVRLESPGGVVHGYGLAASQLQRLRDKNIPLTVTVDKVAASGGYMMACVAEKIIAAPFAIVGSIGVVAQIPNFNRFLKSKDIDIELHTAGQYKRTLTLLGENTEEGRQKFREDLNETHHLFKDFVQRMRPTLDIEQVATGEHWYGQQALEKGLVDEINTSDDVILGLMEGREVLNVRYMQRKKLIDRVTGSAAESADRLLLRWWQRGQKPLM from the coding sequence GTGGAATTGTTGTCTGAATATGGGTTATTTTTGGCAAAAATCGTCACCGTTGTGGTGGCAATTGCGGTCATTGTGCTGCTGATGGTGAATGCGGCGCAACGCAAACGTCAGCGCGGTGAGTTGCGTGTGATCAATTTGAGCGAGCAGTATCAGGAGATGAAAGATGATCTTGCTGCGGCGCTGCTGGAGAGTCATCAGCAAAAAATGTGGCATAAGGCGCAGAAAAAAAAGCATAAGCAGGAGGCGAAAGCCGCTAAAGCAAAAGCAAAGCAGGGGGACATCGCGACACCGGATAAACCGCGCGTCTGGGTGATAGACTTTAAAGGCAGTATGGACGCTCACGAAGTCAATGCTCTGCGCGAAGAAGTCACCGCGGTACTGGCGGTGGCGAAACCGGGCGATCGGGCTGTGGTACGTCTGGAAAGCCCTGGTGGTGTGGTTCACGGCTATGGCCTGGCGGCATCGCAACTGCAACGTCTGCGCGATAAAAATATTCCTCTGACCGTAACGGTGGATAAAGTCGCGGCAAGCGGAGGTTACATGATGGCCTGCGTGGCGGAGAAAATTATTGCGGCGCCGTTCGCTATCGTGGGGTCGATCGGTGTTGTCGCGCAAATTCCGAACTTTAACCGTTTTCTCAAAAGCAAAGACATTGATATTGAGCTGCATACCGCAGGACAGTATAAACGTACTCTGACGTTGTTAGGCGAGAATACAGAAGAGGGACGGCAGAAATTCCGTGAAGATCTTAACGAAACGCACCATCTGTTCAAAGATTTTGTTCAGCGGATGCGTCCGACTCTGGATATTGAACAGGTGGCCACGGGTGAACACTGGTACGGTCAGCAGGCGCTGGAAAAAGGACTTGTCGATGAGATCAATACCAGTGATGACGTGATTCTCGGTCTGATGGAAGGGCGAGAAGTGCTGAATGTGCGCTACATGCAGCGCAAGAAACTGATCGATCGTGTTACCGGCAGTGCGGCGGAAAGCGCGGATCGTCTGTTGCTACGCTGGTGGCAGCGAGGACAAAAGCCGTTAATGTAA
- a CDS encoding YciK family oxidoreductase, translating into MHYQPKQDLLQNRIILVTGASDGIGREAALTYARYGATVILLGRNEEKLRRVAQHIADEQHVLPQWFTLDLLTCTAEECRQLADHIAVHTPRLDGVLHNAGLLGEICPMSEQDPQIWQDVMQVNVNATFMLTQALLPLLLKSDAGSLVFTSSSVGRQGRANWGAYATSKFATEGMMQVLADEYQNRSLRVNCINPGGTRTSMRASAFPTEDPQKLKTPADIMPLYLWLMGDDSRRKTGMTFDAQPGRKPGIAQ; encoded by the coding sequence ATGCATTACCAACCGAAACAAGATTTACTGCAAAACCGCATTATCTTAGTCACTGGTGCCAGCGACGGTATCGGGCGGGAAGCCGCGCTCACCTATGCTCGTTATGGCGCAACGGTGATTCTCCTGGGACGCAACGAAGAGAAATTACGCCGCGTAGCGCAACACATTGCTGATGAGCAACATGTTTTACCACAATGGTTTACGCTCGATCTGCTGACCTGCACCGCCGAGGAGTGCCGGCAACTGGCTGACCACATCGCCGTACATACCCCACGTCTGGATGGCGTCCTGCACAATGCCGGGTTACTGGGTGAAATCTGCCCTATGAGCGAACAAGATCCGCAGATATGGCAGGATGTCATGCAGGTCAATGTTAACGCCACCTTTATGCTCACTCAGGCGCTATTGCCGCTACTACTGAAATCCGATGCTGGCTCACTGGTCTTTACATCGTCAAGCGTTGGCCGTCAGGGGCGCGCTAACTGGGGCGCCTATGCCACCTCGAAATTTGCCACAGAAGGCATGATGCAGGTACTGGCGGACGAATATCAGAACCGTTCTCTGCGCGTTAACTGCATTAACCCAGGCGGCACGCGCACCAGTATGCGTGCCAGCGCTTTCCCCACGGAAGATCCGCAAAAATTAAAAACCCCTGCCGATATTATGCCGCTCTACCTGTGGCTCATGGGTGACGACAGTCGCCGTAAGACCGGTATGACGTTTGACGCCCAACCGGGCCGTAAACCAGGAATCGCCCAATGA
- the cobO gene encoding cob(I)yrinic acid a,c-diamide adenosyltransferase, producing MSDERYQQRQQKVKERVDARVAQAQDERGIIIVFTGNGKGKTTAAFGTAARAVGHGKNVGVVQFIKGTWPNGERNLLEPHGVEFQVMATGFTWETQNREADTAACMAVWQHGKRMLADPQRDMVILDELTYMVAYDYLPLAEVMNALNARPSHQTVIITGRGCHRDILELADTVSELRPVKHAFDAGVKAQIGIDY from the coding sequence ATGAGTGATGAACGTTATCAGCAACGCCAGCAGAAGGTAAAAGAGCGGGTTGACGCCCGTGTGGCCCAGGCACAGGACGAGCGCGGTATTATTATTGTGTTTACCGGGAATGGTAAGGGCAAAACCACGGCGGCATTCGGTACCGCGGCCCGCGCTGTAGGACACGGTAAAAACGTGGGCGTGGTGCAATTTATTAAGGGTACCTGGCCCAACGGCGAGCGTAATCTGCTGGAACCGCACGGCGTCGAATTTCAGGTAATGGCAACAGGCTTTACCTGGGAGACGCAAAATCGCGAGGCAGACACCGCAGCATGTATGGCCGTTTGGCAGCATGGGAAACGGATGCTGGCCGATCCGCAACGTGATATGGTCATTCTGGATGAACTAACCTATATGGTGGCGTATGACTATTTGCCACTGGCAGAGGTCATGAACGCACTAAACGCGCGCCCTTCTCACCAGACAGTCATTATTACGGGTCGCGGCTGTCACCGGGATATTCTTGAACTCGCGGATACCGTCAGCGAACTGCGTCCGGTTAAACACGCTTTCGACGCTGGCGTGAAGGCCCAGATAGGGATTGATTATTAA
- the rluB gene encoding 23S rRNA pseudouridine(2605) synthase RluB yields the protein MSEKLQKVLARAGHGSRREIESIIEAGRVSVDGKIATLGDRVEVTPGLKIRIDGHLISVKESAEQICRVLAYYKPEGELCTRNDPEGRPTVFDRLPKLRGARWIAVGRLDVNTCGLLLFTTDGELANRLMHPGSEVEREYAVRVFGQVDDAKLRDLSRGVQLEDGPAAFKTIKFSGGEGINQWYNVTLTEGRNREVRRLWEAVGVQVSRLIRVRYGDIPLPKGLPRGGWTELDLAQTNYLRDLVALPPETSSKVAVEKDRRRMKANQIRRAVKRHSQMAGGRRASGRNNNG from the coding sequence ATGAGCGAAAAGTTACAAAAAGTGCTGGCGCGCGCCGGCCACGGCTCTCGCCGTGAAATCGAATCTATTATCGAGGCGGGACGTGTCAGCGTTGACGGTAAAATCGCCACGTTGGGCGATCGCGTTGAAGTCACTCCCGGCTTGAAAATCCGTATTGATGGTCATCTGATCTCGGTGAAAGAGTCGGCGGAACAAATTTGCCGCGTTCTGGCCTATTACAAACCGGAAGGTGAACTGTGTACCCGTAATGATCCGGAAGGACGCCCAACCGTGTTTGACCGCTTACCGAAACTGCGTGGCGCGCGGTGGATTGCGGTAGGTCGTCTGGATGTTAACACCTGCGGGCTATTACTGTTTACCACCGACGGTGAACTGGCGAATCGCCTGATGCATCCTGGCAGTGAAGTTGAGCGTGAATATGCTGTCCGAGTGTTCGGTCAGGTGGATGACGCGAAACTGCGTGATTTAAGCCGTGGCGTACAACTGGAAGATGGTCCGGCGGCATTTAAGACCATCAAATTCAGCGGCGGCGAAGGCATTAACCAGTGGTATAACGTTACGCTGACGGAAGGGCGCAATCGCGAAGTTCGTCGACTGTGGGAAGCGGTAGGCGTTCAGGTCAGCCGCCTGATCCGCGTGCGCTACGGCGATATCCCGTTGCCTAAAGGGCTACCGCGCGGCGGCTGGACAGAACTCGATCTCGCACAGACCAATTATCTGCGTGATCTGGTGGCGTTGCCACCGGAAACGTCGTCAAAGGTTGCCGTCGAAAAAGACCGGCGTCGCATGAAAGCGAACCAGATTCGTCGGGCGGTAAAACGTCACAGCCAGATGGCTGGCGGACGCCGCGCCAGTGGGCGTAATAACAACGGTTAA
- a CDS encoding L-threonylcarbamoyladenylate synthase has translation MSQFFYIHPDNPQQRLINQAVEIVRKGGVIVYPTDSGYALGCKIEDKGAMERICRIRQLPDGHNFTLMCRDLSELSTYSFVDNVAFRLIKNNTPGNYTFILKGTKEVPRRLLQEKRKTIGLRVPSNAIALALLDTLGEPMLSTSLMLPGSDFTESDPEEIKDRLEKQVDLIIHGGYLGQQPTTVIDLTDDAPVVLREGVGDVTPFL, from the coding sequence ATGAGCCAGTTTTTTTATATCCATCCTGACAACCCACAGCAACGGCTGATTAATCAGGCCGTCGAAATTGTGCGTAAAGGCGGGGTTATTGTCTATCCAACCGATTCCGGCTATGCCCTTGGGTGTAAAATTGAAGATAAAGGCGCAATGGAGCGCATTTGCCGTATTCGCCAGTTGCCTGACGGACACAATTTTACGTTGATGTGTCGCGATCTGTCTGAACTGTCGACCTATTCATTCGTGGATAATGTGGCGTTTCGCCTGATTAAGAACAATACGCCGGGTAACTACACTTTTATTCTGAAGGGAACGAAAGAAGTGCCGCGCCGTCTGTTGCAGGAAAAACGTAAAACCATCGGTCTGCGTGTGCCGTCAAACGCCATTGCATTGGCGCTGCTGGATACGCTGGGCGAACCGATGCTCTCTACGTCATTGATGTTGCCCGGCAGCGATTTTACCGAGTCGGATCCGGAGGAGATTAAAGATCGGCTGGAGAAACAGGTAGATCTGATTATCCATGGCGGATACCTTGGCCAGCAGCCTACAACGGTGATTGATTTAACCGATGATGCTCCGGTCGTGTTGCGTGAAGGCGTCGGCGATGTTACACCTTTCCTGTAA
- the rnm gene encoding RNase RNM: MGAALSDTNYAVIYDLHSHTTASDGLLTPETLVHRAVEMRVGTLAITDHDTTAAIPAAREEISRAGLALNLVPGVEISTVWENHEIHIVGLNIDTAHPAMCDFLAQQTQRRQTRGRLIAERLEKAHIPGAWEGALKMANGGAVTRGHFARFLVECGKAATMAEVFKKYLARGKTGYVPPQWCTIEQAIDVIHHSGGKAVLAHPGRYDLSAKWLKRLVAHFANHHGDAMEVAQCQQSPNERTQLATLARQHHLWASLGSDFHQPCPWIELGRKLWLPAGVEGVWQTWEQPQISQ, translated from the coding sequence ATGGGAGCCGCCTTGAGCGACACGAATTACGCAGTGATTTACGATCTGCACAGTCATACCACGGCGTCCGATGGACTGTTGACGCCAGAAACATTAGTACACCGTGCGGTAGAGATGCGAGTCGGCACGCTGGCGATTACCGATCATGACACCACTGCCGCGATTCCTGCGGCAAGAGAAGAAATTTCACGCGCCGGACTGGCTCTGAATCTTGTTCCCGGTGTGGAGATTTCAACGGTCTGGGAAAATCATGAGATCCACATTGTGGGTCTGAATATTGATACTGCGCATCCGGCGATGTGCGATTTTCTGGCGCAGCAGACACAACGGCGTCAGACACGCGGGCGGCTCATTGCCGAACGTCTGGAAAAAGCCCATATTCCTGGCGCCTGGGAAGGGGCATTGAAGATGGCGAATGGCGGCGCGGTGACGCGCGGTCATTTTGCCCGTTTTCTGGTGGAGTGTGGCAAAGCGGCGACGATGGCGGAGGTATTTAAAAAGTATCTCGCACGTGGGAAAACCGGTTACGTTCCGCCGCAGTGGTGTACAATAGAACAAGCTATTGATGTCATTCATCATTCTGGCGGTAAGGCCGTATTAGCCCATCCGGGGCGTTACGATCTTAGCGCTAAGTGGCTGAAAAGATTAGTTGCGCATTTTGCCAACCATCACGGCGACGCGATGGAAGTGGCGCAGTGCCAGCAATCGCCCAATGAACGTACCCAACTGGCGACACTTGCGCGCCAGCATCATTTATGGGCATCGCTTGGATCTGATTTTCATCAGCCCTGTCCGTGGATTGAACTGGGACGTAAGCTCTGGCTGCCCGCAGGTGTTGAGGGCGTATGGCAGACATGGGAACAGCCGCAAATATCACAGTGA
- the trpL gene encoding trp operon leader peptide — MTTTFVLHGWWRTS, encoded by the coding sequence ATGACAACAACATTTGTACTGCACGGCTGGTGGCGCACTTCCTGA
- the trpE gene encoding anthranilate synthase component I: MQTSKPTLELLTCDAVYRENPTALFHQVCGDRPATLLLESADIDSKDDLKSLLLVDSALRITALGDTVTIQALSDNGAALLPLLDAVLPAGVENESLPAGRLLRFPPVSPLLDEDARLCSLSVFDAFRLLQSLVNVPAQEREAMFFGGLFAYDLVAGFEALPLLEAGNNCPDYCFYLAETLMVIDHQKKSTRIQASLFTANDGEKQRLNARLTHLSQQLTQPAPPLPVTPVPDMRCECNQSDDAFGVVVRQLQKAIRAGEIFQVVPSRRFSMPCPSPLAAYYVLKKSNPSPYMFFMQDESFTLFGASPESSLKYDATSRQIEIYPIAGTRPRGRRADGSLDKDLDSRIELDMRTDHKELSEHLMLVDLARNDLARICTPGSRYVADLTKVDRYSYVMHLVSRVVGELRHDLDALHAYRACMNMGTLSGAPKVRAMQLIAEAEGQRRGSYGGAVGYFTAHGDLDTCIVIRSALVENGIATVQAGAGIVLDSVAQSEADETRNKARAVLRAIATAHHAQETF; encoded by the coding sequence ATGCAAACATCAAAACCAACGCTTGAACTATTAACCTGCGACGCCGTTTACCGGGAAAATCCGACGGCGCTTTTTCACCAGGTTTGCGGCGATCGCCCGGCCACGCTGCTGCTGGAATCCGCGGATATCGATAGTAAAGACGATTTGAAAAGCCTGTTGCTGGTAGATAGCGCGCTGCGCATCACCGCCTTAGGCGACACGGTCACTATTCAGGCCTTGTCTGATAATGGCGCTGCTTTATTGCCATTACTGGATGCCGTCCTGCCGGCTGGGGTAGAAAATGAATCGCTGCCTGCCGGACGTCTCCTGCGCTTTCCGCCCGTCAGCCCTTTATTAGATGAAGATGCCCGCTTATGTTCCCTGTCGGTATTTGATGCATTCCGTCTGTTGCAGAGCCTGGTAAACGTACCGGCACAAGAGCGGGAAGCCATGTTCTTTGGGGGGCTGTTTGCCTATGACCTGGTAGCCGGCTTTGAAGCCCTTCCCCTACTTGAGGCGGGCAATAACTGCCCGGACTACTGCTTCTATCTGGCAGAAACGTTAATGGTGATAGATCACCAGAAAAAAAGTACCCGTATTCAGGCCAGTTTGTTTACCGCGAATGACGGAGAAAAACAACGCCTGAACGCCCGTCTGACGCATCTTAGTCAACAATTAACGCAGCCCGCGCCGCCGTTGCCGGTAACGCCAGTGCCGGACATGCGCTGCGAATGCAATCAGAGCGATGACGCGTTCGGTGTGGTGGTACGCCAGTTGCAAAAAGCGATTCGCGCAGGCGAAATCTTTCAGGTAGTACCGTCGCGCCGCTTTTCAATGCCCTGCCCGTCACCGCTGGCCGCTTATTATGTGCTGAAAAAGAGCAATCCAAGCCCGTATATGTTCTTTATGCAGGATGAGAGTTTCACCCTCTTCGGCGCATCGCCGGAAAGCTCGCTGAAATATGACGCCACCAGCCGCCAGATTGAGATTTACCCCATTGCGGGTACCCGACCACGTGGTCGCCGCGCTGATGGTTCGCTGGACAAAGACCTTGATAGCCGCATAGAACTCGATATGCGGACCGACCATAAAGAGCTTTCCGAGCATCTGATGCTGGTTGATCTGGCGCGCAACGATCTGGCGCGCATCTGTACGCCGGGCAGTCGCTACGTTGCCGATCTGACAAAAGTTGACCGCTATTCGTACGTGATGCATCTGGTTTCTCGGGTCGTGGGCGAACTGCGTCACGATCTTGATGCGCTGCACGCGTACCGCGCCTGCATGAACATGGGGACCCTGAGCGGTGCACCGAAAGTACGCGCCATGCAGCTGATTGCCGAGGCGGAAGGACAGCGGCGCGGCAGTTATGGTGGCGCGGTGGGTTATTTTACTGCCCACGGCGATCTGGATACCTGCATTGTTATCCGTTCCGCGCTGGTGGAAAACGGAATTGCTACTGTACAGGCTGGCGCCGGAATTGTGCTGGATTCCGTTGCGCAATCTGAAGCCGATGAGACCCGCAATAAAGCACGCGCTGTACTGCGTGCTATCGCCACCGCGCATCATGCACAGGAGACCTTCTGA